In Chitinophaga nivalis, a single genomic region encodes these proteins:
- a CDS encoding M1 family aminopeptidase codes for MRQHHRPIRQAISSYLTLLSLLLLPVLVSAQQQLQYQLQVKANLAQKTFSVAGTLSFLTDSTTSDSVEIVISRHATPPQLQLLTAAVTVARIDTAPNAAGDMAYHIRFTHRTTPGTRLEFRYAYERGHTPAFQYYLDSTFCMAGGYGSAWYPQVSSRSSDGSMTYTKGTGSIAVTTDQSLTAIMAASTVQTSNNGGLRTYTFRYTRPDILSLYIGRYTKQENKQGLPVTCYTMGSAANGKAIAEKTVAVMQYLTTLFGPLDIPDFSIIEFPDAIAEQTGIGGASLMGGILMPANALRQFNYALFGHELSHQWWGNKIIARGQRGADMLSEGLAQYGSLQVIKHFDSSNAFLYRTTGYPGYIPDQSGLGYLKNVVAGNDEPLTRLTGANGHALGDSKGFLVLELLAQTVGHPAFHQALRHIGERYSHSGISWEQFQQEITTAHGSDLEWFFRQWFERTGAPSWATTWAQDKQGLTITITQQDSLYRLSPEVEITTASGRKIIKTISLQDRVTRITIPLQEQVTAVTTDPAFRIIHWDATLTPIAQEMGKLQKVQLLRISRDLPGAEQLGRSYLEAGFPQDKYGAEFTLLYMLGRIKGTQQQEDAALDYYLRALRCVTRAPELLAYTYYRIAVIAAHKKDKALLTWAGSNAIKADALNKDRDGMQGMISRLTI; via the coding sequence ATGAGGCAGCATCATAGACCCATCCGACAGGCAATCAGCAGCTATCTGACATTACTCTCACTGCTCTTATTACCCGTTCTCGTATCCGCCCAGCAACAATTACAATACCAGCTGCAGGTAAAAGCCAATCTGGCCCAAAAGACATTCTCCGTGGCCGGCACGCTCTCCTTTTTAACAGACAGCACTACCAGCGACTCCGTGGAAATCGTGATCAGCCGGCATGCTACGCCGCCTCAACTACAACTCCTCACAGCCGCCGTAACGGTGGCCCGTATCGATACAGCCCCCAACGCGGCCGGCGATATGGCCTATCATATCCGGTTCACACACCGCACTACCCCGGGCACCCGGCTCGAATTCCGGTATGCCTATGAACGCGGCCACACACCTGCGTTTCAGTATTACCTGGACAGTACCTTCTGTATGGCCGGTGGTTACGGGTCCGCCTGGTACCCGCAGGTATCCTCCCGCTCCAGCGATGGCAGCATGACCTACACCAAAGGTACCGGCAGCATTGCCGTTACGACCGATCAGTCATTAACCGCCATCATGGCTGCCAGCACGGTACAAACCAGCAACAACGGAGGGCTCCGCACCTATACATTCCGTTATACCCGGCCGGATATTCTTTCGCTCTATATTGGCCGCTACACCAAACAGGAAAACAAACAAGGCTTGCCGGTTACCTGCTATACCATGGGCTCTGCCGCCAACGGCAAAGCCATCGCGGAAAAAACCGTGGCGGTCATGCAATACCTTACTACCCTCTTTGGGCCACTGGACATTCCTGACTTTTCCATCATAGAATTCCCGGATGCCATCGCAGAACAAACCGGTATCGGCGGCGCCAGCCTGATGGGCGGCATCCTCATGCCGGCCAATGCTTTACGGCAGTTCAACTATGCGCTTTTCGGGCATGAGTTATCCCATCAGTGGTGGGGTAATAAAATCATTGCCCGGGGGCAACGGGGCGCCGATATGTTATCAGAAGGCCTCGCACAATATGGCTCTCTCCAGGTGATCAAACATTTCGACAGCAGCAACGCTTTCCTGTACCGTACCACCGGATACCCCGGCTACATCCCCGACCAGTCCGGCCTCGGCTACCTGAAAAATGTAGTAGCAGGTAATGATGAACCTCTCACCCGCCTCACCGGCGCCAATGGCCATGCCCTCGGCGACAGCAAAGGATTTCTGGTACTGGAACTACTGGCGCAAACCGTTGGCCACCCGGCATTTCACCAGGCCTTACGGCATATCGGCGAGCGTTACAGCCATTCCGGCATCAGCTGGGAACAATTCCAGCAGGAAATTACCACCGCCCATGGCAGCGACCTCGAATGGTTCTTCCGGCAATGGTTCGAGCGTACCGGTGCACCTTCCTGGGCTACCACCTGGGCACAGGACAAACAAGGCCTGACCATTACCATTACGCAGCAAGACAGTCTTTACCGGCTCTCCCCGGAAGTGGAAATCACCACTGCCAGTGGCCGTAAAATTATCAAGACCATTAGCCTGCAAGACCGCGTTACCCGGATCACCATTCCGCTGCAGGAACAAGTAACCGCCGTAACAACAGATCCCGCTTTCCGGATTATACACTGGGATGCTACCCTTACGCCCATTGCACAGGAAATGGGTAAACTACAAAAGGTACAGCTGCTGCGGATATCGCGGGACCTGCCCGGCGCCGAACAACTTGGCCGCTCCTATCTGGAAGCCGGTTTTCCGCAAGACAAATATGGCGCAGAGTTTACGTTGTTATATATGCTGGGCCGGATAAAAGGCACCCAGCAGCAGGAGGATGCCGCCCTGGATTATTACCTGCGGGCCCTGCGTTGTGT